Proteins encoded together in one Ciona intestinalis chromosome 1, KH, whole genome shotgun sequence window:
- the axin gene encoding axin protein (The RefSeq protein has 2 substitutions compared to this genomic sequence) has translation MQNGVHCGFKGQDTISMVHSFMLDHNFAKSHTNTEKNSLGEDLDEVAGESRLSTRSSLSGKSGISATPSLTQERWKRSLCSLLNDCEGVKAFQTYLQECDQEITLICLLALKGFRNFGMKENIPNSGNSSAASSTTGSITNKSMTLMDEETKRNRLKLAQQIYRKFLGSDAPKSISNIIRQETKQTIVTSIKNAAKKKSCVELDIFHEAKSQIELYVESTFYKSFLTSEIFFKYISLSDTTNKSPSNGQPPQPNSTQTSISSQSNVQHIVDATSDQKISTQPGYLPRLDENQVWNPTRRNISTNVRSHPSDSLKRTAIIRSVRENHISVDHDESHRQDVNRPAAPYYTANTYWVPPASAIGSDQASKSSDATSDTLSCPDNSSIDGATAYSSSRTGHKRYIRNQMKKNPANVLPECCHQPRTTRCKDIPTLATNNPAAFFEQLRIKLEKVLEEQKRVRAMMQRNNEPNVFDEDIDEMMESHIARVIHSPGEHNIPPILSSTRLPISASTSYPQHKTESSISDNQRMSGVMKKDQLRRKPEVPAVGLVPGMAQNEVPDIPTPVNPVDKNQMICAWIQQAPSSNQSRKKHQKMRRSVATDNEIIPGGMPILPEDRTGLTSTLSSTRPHRTPLVLAQDMMPPMEQPDVNTTIEEVKRRLIEETDRKEFSPSHSVETHESKAVAQSKAVAHESVSDTDSSTETATSANTISGKVDTSNEANNTTVVYYLPHEPLAYKIHIPHCPLTLGQFKSYLTKRNNQKFFFKHFSPELKRDVFFEVTKDNEKLPLWEDVVLAKIEYEL, from the exons ATGCAGAATGGGGTACACTGCGGTTTTAAGGGACAAGACACAATCAGTATGGTACACTCATTCATGCTAGACCATAATTTTGCTAAGAGCCATacaaatacagaaaaaaattcgCTTGGTGAAGATTTGGACGAAGTGGCCGGTGAGAGTCGGTTGTCAACACGTAGCAGTTTAAGCGGCAAATCCGGAATATCAGCAACTCCTTCCTTGACCCAAGAAAGATGGAAGAGATCTTTATGTAGTTTGCTAAATGACTGTGAAGGTGTAAAAGCTTTTCAAACGTATCTGCAAGAATGTGATCAAGAAATTACACTTATATGTTTGTTGGCATTAAAAGGATTTCGAAATTTTGGAATGAAGGAAAATATTCCAAACAGTGGGAATTCATCAGCTGCATCATCAACCACTGGatcaataacaaacaaaagtatGACATTGATGGATGAAGAAACAAAACGTAACAG attgAAGTTGGCACAACAAATCTACCGCAAATTTCTAGGAAGTGATGCACCAAAATCTATATCAAATATAATCAAACAAGACACCAAACAGACTATTGTTACAAGTATTAAAAACGCTGCAAAG aaaaaatctTGTGTAGAATTGGACATCTTTCATGAGGCAAAGAGTCAAATAGAATTATACGTGGAatcaactttttataaaagttttcttacaagtgaaattttctttaaatatatctCATTATCCGATACAACTAACAAATCACCTTCGAATGGCCAACCTCCTCAACCTAATTCTACTCAAACTTCCATCTCGTCTCAGTCG AATGTGCAACACATAGTAGATGCAACAAGTGATCAAAAAATCTCAACACAACCAGGTTATTTGCCACGGCTTGATGAAAACCAGGTTTGGAATCCAAC TCGAAGAAACATTTCTACAAATGTTAGATCTCATCCATCTGATTCTTTAAAACGAACAGCAATAATTCGCTCTGTGAGAGAAAATCATATTTCTGTTGATCATGATGAATCGCATCGACAAGATGTT AATCGACCTGCAGCTCCATACTACACTGCCAACACATACTGGGTTCCACCAGCCTCCGCAATAGGTAGTGACCAAGCATCAAAGTCATCTGATGCAACATCTGACACGTTATCATGTCCTGACAACAGTAGTATTGATGGTGCCACTGCATATTCATCCTCACGAACAG ggCATAAACGTTATATTCGAAATCAAATGAAAAAGAATCCTGCAAATGTTTTGCCAGAATGTTGCCATCAACCAAGAACTACAAG ATGCAAAGATATACCAACGCTTGCTACGAACAACCCCGCTGcattttttgaacaattacgaATAAAACTTGAGAAGGTGTTGGAAGAACAGAAGCGTGTACGTGCGATGATGCAGAGGAATAATGAACCAAATGTATTTGATGAAGATATTGATGAGATGATGGAATCACATATTGCGCGGGTCATCCATAGTCCAGGGGAACATAACATACCTCCTATTCTATCAAGCACACGTCTTCCTATTTCAGCATCCACCTCTTATCCTCAACATAAAACAGAATCTTCAATATCAGATAATCAGCGAATGTCGGGTGTGATGAAAAAAGATCAATTGAGAAGAAAACCTGAAGTTCCTGCTGTTGGTTTAGTTCCTGGCATGGCACAAAATGAAGTTCCCGATATTCCTACTCCT GTGAATCCAGTTGACAAGAACCAGATGATCTGTGCATGGATTCAACAAGCTCCATCATCCAACCA GTCTCGAAAAAAGCATCAAAAAATGAGAAGATCCGTTGCAACAGACAATGAAATAATACCGGGAGGAATGCCCATTCTACCAGAGGATCGCACAG GTCTCACTTCTACACTTAGTTCAACTCGACCACACAGAACACCTTTAGTATTAGCCCAGGACATGATGCCGCCAATGGAACAACCAGATGTTAACACAACAATAGAAGAAGTAAAGCGACGATTAATTGAGGAAACTGACCGCAAAGAATTCTCCCCCAGCCACTCAGTTGAAACTCACGAAAGCAAAGCGGTCGCCCAAAGCAAAGCGGTCGCCCATGAATCAGTTTCTGATACAGACTCTTCCACCGAAACAGCAACATCGGCCAACACAATATCTGGGAAGGTGGATACAAGTAATGAAGCAAACAATACAACAGTTGTCTACTACCTCCCTCATGAACCTCTTGCGTACAAAATTCATATACCGCACTGCCCTCTTACACTTGGTCAATTCAAGTCGTATCTCACAAAACGAAACAATCAGAAATTTTTCTTCAAGCATTTTTCACCCGAGCTTAAACGCGATGTATTTTTCGAAGTTACGAAAGATAATGAAAAACTTCCGCTATGGGAAGACGTGGTGCTTGCTAAAATCGAGTAtgaactttaa
- the LOC100184361 gene encoding intraflagellar transport protein 57 homolog, which yields MTEDVRRSGADEEARGPGGIYNMFEVMLELSDKLKLLNYEEHFLRKYNVKPLSRHYFALVTNSGEQFYVFTALSAWLINVAGHQFDMPQEYDDPNATISNIIEELRKFGVGTDFPPSKLKTGSGEFVCFVLDRLADSALLSTEFTWDRPTYPQEEQEEDDVIMDEDEAELKLDKVEDDVIAGEESDEEGAEPFLDLGLSSNKLESEGLKHSEIMLSKTNADEWKLEVERVTPSLKVTVRTDNKDWRIHIDQMHQHKSGIEVSLHDAKKQLDKLHDEIQRTLEKILSREKYINNQLEHHVQEYRSAQDKLAHAKEKYKQGSGGVTEHSRTLADLTDELEKVKFEMEDRGSSMTDGAPLVKIKQTLNRLKTESVQMDIRIGVIEHVLMQARIKDKTLMHKDMNKGSENTEEDSKKFISQLL from the coding sequence ATGACTGAGGATGTTAGACGCAGTGGAGCAGATGAAGAAGCAAGAGGTCCTGGTGggatttataatatgtttgaaGTTATGTTGGAGCTTAGTGACAAGTTGAAGTTACTGAACTATGAAGAGCATTTCTTaagaaaatacaatgtaaaacCACTTTCTAGGCATTATTTTGCCTTAGTTACAAATTCTGGTGAACAGTTCTATGTTTTCACTGCTCTAAGTGCGTGGTTGATTAATGTGGCTGGTCACCAGTTTGATATGCCACAAGAGTATGATGATCCAAATGCAACCATTTCTAATATTATTGAAGAATTAAGAAAATTCGGAGTTGGAACGGATTTTCCTCCATCAAAACTAAAAACTGGAAGTGGAGAATTTGTGTGCTTTGTATTAGACCGACTTGCAGATTCTGCTTTGCTCAGTACAGAATTTACTTGGGACAGACCAACTTACCCCCAAGAAGAGCAAGAGGAAGATGATGTTATCATGGATGAAGACGAAGCAGAATTGAAGCTGGATAAAGTTGAAGATGATGTCATTGCTGGGGAGGAGTCAGATGAAGAAGGTGCAGAACCTTTTCTTGATCTTGGACTTTCATCAAACAAATTAGAAAGTGAAGGCCTAAAGCATTCAGAAATAATGTTGTCTAAAACCAATGCTGATGAATGGAAACTTGAAGTTGAACGAGTAACGCCATCATTAAAAGTGACAGTACGCACTGATAACAAGGATTGGCGCATTCACATAGATCAGATGCATCAACATAAATCTGGAATTGAAGTTTCATTGCATGATGCAAAGAAACAACTTGACAAGCTACATGATGAAATTCAACGAACACTTGAAAAGATTTTGAGTCGGGAAAAGTACATCAACAATCAGTTGGAGCATCATGTACAAGAATATAGAAGTGCTCAAGATAAACTTGCTCATGCAAAGGAAAAGTACAAGCAGGGTAGTGGTGGAGTAACAGAGCATTCCCGTACACTGGCTGACCTAACTGATGAATTGGAAAAAGTGAAGTTTGAAATGGAAGACAGGGGCAGCAGCATGACAGATGGTGCTCCACTGGTTAAAATCAAGCAAACCCTTAACCGACTAAAAACAGAGTCAGTTCAAATGGATATTAGAATTGGGGTAATAGAGCATGTGCTTATGCAAGCTAGGATAAAAGACAAAACACTCATGCACAAAGATATGAATAAAGGTTCCGAAAACACAGAAGAAGATAGTAAGAAGTTCATATCCCAACTGTTatag